Sequence from the Pseudophaeobacter arcticus DSM 23566 genome:
CCGTGACCGAGGTGGATGTGGCCCGCAAGCGGATTGCCCTGACCATGCGCAAGGATGGTGGCGCTTCTGCGCGCGAGGATCGCAATGCGCGCTCGGAGGGCGGCGGTGCCAAAGGTGGCGCTTCGCGCGGGGGGCAACACTCCAGAGGTCAAAAACCGGGAGGCCAGAAAGCGGGGGGCCAGAAACCGGGAAGCCAGAACGCTGGGAAAATGTCGTCCTCCCCCCGCAAGGCTGCGTCTTCGGAAACCGGCGCTCTGGGCGCGGCGCTGATGGATGCGTTCAAAAGGACCTGATGTTTGCCGTCAGAGCCGCTGAAATTGGCGGGTTTTGGCAGCCGCAAAAGCAAAGACCGGGAATATCCCGGTCTTTTTTGTGACCTTTGAAAAAGATCCGAGCGCTTAGCCCGGCAGCAGCGCAAACCCCTTTGGTGTGAAGGTGACCCTATGGCCGCTGTTGATCTCGTCGCGGAAAAAATGAGCCAAACATTGCAGGGCCTTGACCTGGCCATGGGCAGCAAAGCGGCGCGGCGAGGTGATGCGGGCATTGTTGTCAAACCCTTGGCAGGCATGGGCCCAGATCAGCGGGTGCAGCTCGTGCAGGTGACTGCGCACCAGCCAGCGGGCCGCTTTTGAGATCTCCATCCGGTTGTGATCCGCCGACGGGTTGATCCCCAGCCCATTGGGCAGGGTGACGGCGCAATAGGCCGCAAACAGGTTGATCATTTCCTGGCTTGGATCGGCGCAGAGAATATCCTGCAACCCATCCAAAAAGAATTTGGCATCAACACGGGCGCAGGCCTGATCGTCGATGGTCATGGCGTCAAAATAGACCCAAGTATAGCCGCCAGCGCCCCACTGATGTTGGGTGCGCGCTGCGGTGCGACGGGCCTCTAGCTCAAGCGCCGCATAAGATCCATTTGCGCGGGGCAGCATCTGGGCGCCAAGAGCACGCATTGGCCGTGGGTTGTCCGGGGCCTGATCAATCAGGGCGCCATAGGCATCTGCAACCTGCAGGGTATCGGCACATTGCCCGGCAAACAGCGCGCATTGAGCGGCCGACAAAAAGGCGCTGTCGCGGCTTTGATCCTTGAGCGGTGCCAGCAGCGTTGTGGCGCGCTCAAAATGCGCATTGGAGCGGCGCATCTGCGCTTCCCGTTTGGCTTTGCCTGCGGATTCGTCAGCGGCTGCGGCACGCCAGGTCCAGGCGATATCGATATGGGCCAGGGCGACAATTGCCGTCAGGTAGATGTCCCTTGGATGGTCGCGCCGCAGGCTTTCCAGCGCCATGACCCCCTCAATGAGGATTGGGTTTTCGCCAGATTTCTTGCCAGCAGATTTTTGTCCACCGATGTCTTTGGCGCCCGTTCTTGTAGTGGTTGCGGCTGACTTGTCATTTCGGTCTTGCAGTGCATGTTCCACTGCATTCACCACATCAGAACGGGCGCCATAGGCCAGAAGGTCCGCTTCGGGCAGACCGCTGCTGGTGCGGCTCTGGGCTTTGTCTGCGTCGCGGATCAGCTGTGACAGGTCGGACCAGCGCTCTTGCCGCGCCAGGAACTGACCTTTGTCCTGCAGGTTTTGACGGCTCTGACTGTCGGGACAATCGCTTAGGGTTGGGATCAGCAGCTTGGCTGCTAAGCCTTCCAGATCCTGTTCCACTGTCGTCTCAGATGTCGCCTCGGATATTGTCTCGGACTGGTGGAGTGTCTTTGCAACGGGGGCAGCGGCTGTTTGATCACCAGCGTCTGCCAGGGGCACCTGCGTGGCGTCAGCGCCTGAGCTGGAGGTTACACCCGAAAGTCCGGCTGCAATCCAGGCGGGAAACTCCTTGTGCAGTCGGGAGAGGTGCATCCACATTTGGTTTTGAGGTCTGAGCATTCAAATTCCTGCAGGTTGGCAGCTTGTCCGGTAGGGCTCAAAATGATTGTGCAATGCGGCGCAATCGTGGCAGCGATAGGGTTATTACCGTTAAGAATTGGGAAATGGCATGGCAAAGTGGCCTTGCGTGCTGGCAGGCTGGCCTGGCCTGCGGGTCAGGCTATAAAACCGTGAAGTGGTGGCGCTGGCTGGGGATGCCGCGCGCCGATAGCGCCTCTTCCAGTTGCTCTACCGGGGGGAGAACATGCTGTGGCATCCGTAGTTTTTGGCCATCTTCCAGGATGAGCGTTGCGCGAAAGGACAGATCCCACCGCCGGTCAAGCCGCAGCAAAGAGACTTTGGCCAGCGGTACAGCCGTGTTGCCGGTTGCCGTGAACCAGCAGATCTGATCCGCCGTCAGCGCGAGCCGCGACATGGGGTTGCGCCAGAGTTCCCAGAGGCCCGGCAGCGTCGGCAGGGCCAGAACGGCAAGGAGCCAGGCCGAAATTTCCAATGCAACCCCGCCAAAAATCAGGGCCGCCAGCCACAGGAAAACGGCGCTGGCCAAGGCCCAGCTGCGCCCGCGACGCTGAAAATGGAGCGGTGTCGGGGGCGCAGCGGTCGGGTGATCTCTGCCTGCCTGATCTGGGGGGATCTGGTCAGGCATCCAGAATTCGGCTGACCATTTCATTGGTGTCGCGGCTCAACCCCTGGGTGTCCTTGATCCGCTGCAGCTGGTTGCGGATCAGGGTCTGACGGGGGGCGTCGTAGCGCTTCCAGGTCTGGAAGGCTGTGCACATCCGGGCGGTGGTCTGCGGATTGAGGCCGTCCAGCGCGATCAGCTTGTCTGCCAAGAGTTGATAGCCTGCGCCGCTGGCATGGTGAAACCCTGCGTGGCTGCCAGCCAGTGCACCCATCACCGCCCGGAAGCGATTGGGGTTCTTCAGGGTGAACAGCGGGTGCTCTGTCAGTTCAGATGCGATCCGCGCGGTTGCCTCTGGTGCGGCGGCAGCGACCTGCAGGGCAAACCATTTGTCCATTACCAGCCGGTCATCCTGCCATTGCTGATAAAAGGCCTGCGATTGTTCGGTGCCTTTCTCGGCGGTCAGCAAGGCGGCAAGGGCCGCATATTGCTGGGTCATATTGTCGGCGGCGTCATACTGGCGGCAGGCCTGGTCGCCGCCATCAAGACGCGTGAGCAGGGAGAGAATACGCCCGTTCAAAGCGCGCTTGCCGGCGCTCACCGCATCGGGCTGATAGGGGCCTTGCACGGTGGTATCGGCATAGAGCCGCGGCAGGCTGTCGGCCAGTTGCTGCGCCAGAGTCTGGGTCAAGGTCTCGGCTGCGTCATAGATTTTTTGCGGATCGGGCAGGTGACCGCGCTCATGCAGGCTCTGGGCGATGTCGGACTGGCTGGGCGGTTGCAGGATCAGTGCCCGGAAGGCCGGATCAATGCTGTCGTCGCGCACCAGCTTTTGCAGCGCATCCAGATAGGATGCATCCGGGGCCGCACCCGTCAGTACCATGGCGATGCGGGCCTCGCGGGCCAGGGCATTGCCGGCCTCCCAGCGGTTGAACAGATCGCTGTCATGGGCCAGCAAAAAGGCGCGCTCTGCGTTGCTGGTGTCGCGCTCCAGAATGACGGGGGCCGAAAACTCGCGCAGGATCGAGGGCACGGGTTTGCTGGCCAGCCCTTCAAAGGTAAAGCTCTGCTTGGCTTGGGTCATTTCCAGCACGGTGGTTGGCTGCACCTCATCGCCATTGCCATTCAAAAGCCCGACGGCAATTGGAATGACGCGGGGATCTTTGTGCGCCTGACCCGGTGTTGGCGCCGTGTTTTGCTCGAAGGTCAGGGTATAGGTGCCATCCGCAAAGCTTTCCGCCACTTTCAGACGCGGCGTGCCTGCCTGGGCATACCAGAGTTTAAATTGCGTCAGATCACGGCCGGTGCTGTCCGCAAAGACCTGGAGCCAGTCCTCAATGGTGCAGGCCTGACCGTCATGGCGATCAAAGTACAGATCCACGGCCTTGCGATAGGCTTCATCCCCCACCAGACGTTTCAGCATACCGATGATTTCGGCGCCTTTCTCGTAGATGGTGGCGGTGTAGAAGTTATTGATTTCCTGGAACTCTTCGGGTCGTACCGGATGGGACAGCGGACCCTGGTCTTCGGGGAATTGGCGGGCGCGCAGGTCAATCACATCAGAGATCCGCTTGACCGAGGCAGAGCGCATGTCGGCGGTGAACTGGGCGTCACGGAACACCGTCAGCCCCTCTTTGAGGCAGAGCTGGAACCAGTCGCGGCAGGTGATGCGGTTGCCGGTCCAGTTATGGAAATACTCATGGGCAATGATCGCCTCGATGCGTTCAAAATTGGCATCCGTCGAGGTCTCGGGGCTGGCCAGCACGCAGGAGGAGTTGAAGACGTTCAGGCCTTTGTTCTCCATCGCGCCCATGTTGAAATCATCCACCGCAACGATGTTGAAGATATCAAGGTCATATTCGCGGCCATAGGCGTCTTCGTCCCAGGCCATGGATTTTTTCAGGGCTTCCATGCCAAAGGCACATTTGTCCTCGTCACCGGGACGGACCCAGATGTTCAGCTCGACCTCTTTGCCGGACCGGGTGGTGAATGTATCGGGGTGGTTGACCAGATCGCCGGCCACCAGCGCAAAAAGATAGGCGGGTTTGGGCCAGGGGTCGTGCCATTCGGCCTGGCCCTGTGATTGCAAGACGGGGTTGCCGTTGGACAGCAGCACCGCCTCATTGCCCTCGATGCGCACCGTAAAGGTGGACATCACGTCTGGGCGGTCGGGGTAATAGGTGATTTTGCGAAAGCCCTCGGCCTCACACTGGGTGCAATACATGCCACCGGACATA
This genomic interval carries:
- the pepN gene encoding aminopeptidase N, with the protein product MTSQSAQAKAETFYLKDYTPFGFVVESVALTFRLAPHATRVLSQIRFTPKQDAADPRFFLHGEKLKLISAKIDGVEVSPEITAEGLTCDTPAEPFLWEAEVEIDPAANTALEGLYMSGGMYCTQCEAEGFRKITYYPDRPDVMSTFTVRIEGNEAVLLSNGNPVLQSQGQAEWHDPWPKPAYLFALVAGDLVNHPDTFTTRSGKEVELNIWVRPGDEDKCAFGMEALKKSMAWDEDAYGREYDLDIFNIVAVDDFNMGAMENKGLNVFNSSCVLASPETSTDANFERIEAIIAHEYFHNWTGNRITCRDWFQLCLKEGLTVFRDAQFTADMRSASVKRISDVIDLRARQFPEDQGPLSHPVRPEEFQEINNFYTATIYEKGAEIIGMLKRLVGDEAYRKAVDLYFDRHDGQACTIEDWLQVFADSTGRDLTQFKLWYAQAGTPRLKVAESFADGTYTLTFEQNTAPTPGQAHKDPRVIPIAVGLLNGNGDEVQPTTVLEMTQAKQSFTFEGLASKPVPSILREFSAPVILERDTSNAERAFLLAHDSDLFNRWEAGNALAREARIAMVLTGAAPDASYLDALQKLVRDDSIDPAFRALILQPPSQSDIAQSLHERGHLPDPQKIYDAAETLTQTLAQQLADSLPRLYADTTVQGPYQPDAVSAGKRALNGRILSLLTRLDGGDQACRQYDAADNMTQQYAALAALLTAEKGTEQSQAFYQQWQDDRLVMDKWFALQVAAAAPEATARIASELTEHPLFTLKNPNRFRAVMGALAGSHAGFHHASGAGYQLLADKLIALDGLNPQTTARMCTAFQTWKRYDAPRQTLIRNQLQRIKDTQGLSRDTNEMVSRILDA